In one Pseudodesulfovibrio tunisiensis genomic region, the following are encoded:
- a CDS encoding efflux RND transporter permease subunit has translation MTGVGVLSLAGVVVNNAIVLIDYYEQLKEQGASVRDALIEAGLTRFRPVLLTAITTVLGLVPMATGVSFDFMHMRLDTGSESSQWWGPMAVAVIFGLAIATILTLVVVPVLCSLQASMKERAAIRKAAKAETAKV, from the coding sequence ATGACCGGCGTGGGTGTGCTCAGTCTGGCTGGCGTGGTGGTAAACAACGCCATCGTACTCATCGACTACTACGAGCAGCTCAAGGAACAGGGGGCCAGCGTGCGCGATGCACTGATCGAAGCCGGACTGACCCGATTCCGGCCGGTGCTGCTCACGGCCATCACCACGGTCCTCGGCCTCGTGCCCATGGCCACGGGCGTGAGCTTCGACTTCATGCACATGCGTCTGGACACGGGCAGCGAATCCTCGCAATGGTGGGGTCCCATGGCCGTGGCCGTGATATTCGGTCTGGCCATCGCCACGATCCTGACTCTGGTCGTGGTTCCGGTCCTCTGCTCGCTTCAGGCCAGCATGAAGGAACGCGCCGCCATCAGAAAGGCAGCCAAGGCCGAAACAGCCAAGGTGTAA
- a CDS encoding histidine phosphatase family protein: MQQRALVACRELAAGPRPCLGVTHAGVLRTLLCHFHELPLNDLFCFSPAHGECVVLTGTADELHFEAEGVSCDGCVRMVESRR; this comes from the coding sequence GTGCAGCAACGAGCTCTGGTTGCCTGCCGCGAGCTGGCTGCCGGGCCGCGTCCCTGTCTCGGAGTAACCCATGCCGGCGTATTGCGAACGTTGCTCTGCCATTTTCACGAATTGCCCTTGAATGACCTTTTTTGTTTTTCCCCGGCGCATGGCGAGTGCGTGGTCCTGACCGGAACAGCGGATGAATTGCATTTCGAGGCCGAAGGGGTGTCCTGTGACGGGTGCGTTCGGATGGTGGAAAGCCGTCGCTGA
- a CDS encoding DVU_1551 family NTP transferase — MTRLGAVIPAAGFSSRMGRFKPLLPLGPDTVLGRCVHAFTRNGLDDVCVVTGFRAEETSVLVRSEKALPVLNVDYEQGMFSSILTGIRALPDDVEAFFVLPVDIPLVRPETVARLARAWEERRAPLVYPVFRGERGHPPLIGRELIPDILRHDGQGGLRRVLENWEDRAFDVSVADSGTVQDLDYGTDYLVALERIGRDYPLEDECLALWDICGVSSDVRDHCRAVGRIARAMCRAMNRTARVERLDPDFAFSAGMVHDIAKGCKGHDQVGADWLAEHGFHAVAPIVAVHSDLAFDPAAGFGEREAVFLADKVVSGSQVVPLEARYAAKVEYFGADPKVRAAIHARRERARRVLSEFENLANVPLDSLAREVLR; from the coding sequence ATGACCCGGCTGGGCGCCGTGATTCCGGCTGCGGGGTTTTCCTCGCGCATGGGGCGGTTCAAGCCGCTTCTGCCCTTGGGGCCGGACACGGTGCTCGGACGATGCGTGCATGCGTTCACGCGCAACGGCCTTGACGACGTGTGCGTGGTCACGGGATTCCGGGCGGAGGAAACTTCGGTTCTGGTTCGTTCCGAAAAGGCTCTGCCCGTATTGAACGTCGATTACGAGCAGGGCATGTTTTCCTCGATTCTGACCGGGATTCGCGCTTTGCCTGATGACGTCGAAGCGTTTTTCGTCCTGCCCGTGGATATTCCCCTTGTCCGGCCGGAAACCGTGGCCCGACTTGCCCGGGCGTGGGAGGAACGCAGGGCGCCGCTGGTCTATCCGGTGTTCCGGGGCGAACGCGGGCATCCTCCCCTGATAGGCCGGGAACTCATTCCCGACATTTTGCGTCACGACGGGCAGGGCGGCCTGCGGCGTGTTCTGGAAAACTGGGAAGATCGTGCGTTCGATGTCTCCGTGGCGGATTCCGGAACGGTGCAGGACCTTGATTACGGCACTGACTATCTTGTGGCGCTGGAGCGGATCGGCAGGGACTATCCCCTTGAGGACGAGTGTCTGGCCCTGTGGGACATCTGTGGCGTGTCTTCCGATGTCCGCGATCATTGCCGCGCCGTGGGCAGGATTGCGCGCGCCATGTGCCGGGCCATGAACAGAACCGCTCGCGTGGAGCGTCTTGATCCGGATTTCGCATTCAGCGCCGGAATGGTTCATGATATTGCCAAGGGATGCAAGGGGCATGATCAGGTGGGGGCGGATTGGCTTGCGGAGCATGGATTCCATGCCGTGGCCCCCATTGTCGCGGTGCATTCGGACCTTGCATTCGATCCTGCTGCGGGATTCGGGGAACGGGAAGCCGTGTTCCTCGCTGACAAGGTGGTGAGCGGGAGTCAGGTGGTGCCTCTGGAAGCCCGATATGCCGCAAAGGTGGAATATTTTGGCGCGGACCCCAAGGTGCGGGCCGCGATTCACGCCCGCCGTGAACGGGCCCGGCGGGTTCTGTCCGAATTCGAAAATCTGGCGAATGTGCCTCTGGATTCGCTGGCTCGCGAGGTGCTGCGGTGA
- a CDS encoding efflux RND transporter permease subunit produces MIVNRTALKRQSTVMVLFLFIVIAGMASYVSLPRESDPDVKIPYIFVTTAFEGVAPEDMETLVTMPIERKLKGLSGTKEISSVSDDGISMITVEFSPDVDIDDALQKVRDKVDQAKPDLPPDLPDDPIIEEINLSEAPILNVVLSGPFSLKRLKVFAEELEDRIEAVPGVLDAKIIGGLEREIHVEFDMDRVAFYHIPLSGLLGSLQNANVNTPGGSVEIGRGKYLVRVPADFQHPDEISRIIVHQQDGRPVYLRDIATIRDHYKAPTSRSRINGIQSVTIQVKKRAGENVIEINDAVKTLVREAQETLPPTLKVHLTSDQSKDIRLMVNDLQNNIITGLLLVLVVVFAFIGGRSAAFVSLAIPVSMLITFTVLDIMSYTLNMVIMFSLILALGMLVDNGIVVVENIYRHMHMGKSRYQAALEATDEVAWPVIASTLTTIGAFFPMIFWPGIMGEFMSYLPITVVIALLASLFVALVINPVLSAKFQDVPSDDGRKKPKLVDRMMDRLRSLYRPILEWSLDNRLKVIGLSFGFLILSVVGFGLFGKGVEFLPKTDPKRTDVKIKSPVGTNLDASDRLTRIVERVATEYPDVEYFIANVGESGRSSEIGTHYSLTTLDFLDKQDRSRSSTEITDELRARLQKAIQGAEVQVEPAKMGPPTGSAVNLEVYGEELRDLGRLAATIKRAIKNVPGLVDLKDNYVSAKPEIRVDVDKEKAALLGVDAFTVARAVKTAINGFKVGVYREGKDEYDIIARLPEKNRDSLDDIERITISGPNGESIPITSVASISLGGGLGGINRIDQKRVITLSADVSGRLAQDVINDIQTILKDMKLPRGYSYKFTGEQEEQAEASAFLTKAFVSALFLIFLVLVTQFNSMTTPFIILTSVILSLGGVMIGLLVTGTPSSA; encoded by the coding sequence ATGATCGTCAACCGCACCGCCCTGAAACGGCAGTCCACGGTCATGGTGCTCTTCCTGTTCATCGTGATTGCGGGCATGGCCAGCTATGTCTCGCTTCCGCGCGAAAGCGACCCGGACGTGAAGATTCCCTACATCTTCGTGACGACCGCATTCGAAGGCGTGGCTCCCGAGGACATGGAAACGCTGGTGACCATGCCCATCGAGCGCAAGCTCAAGGGACTCTCCGGCACCAAGGAAATATCCTCGGTATCGGACGACGGCATTTCCATGATCACGGTGGAGTTCTCTCCGGACGTGGACATCGACGACGCGCTCCAGAAGGTGCGCGACAAGGTGGATCAGGCCAAGCCGGACCTGCCTCCGGACCTGCCGGACGATCCGATCATCGAGGAAATCAACCTTTCCGAAGCCCCCATCCTCAACGTGGTGCTGTCCGGCCCGTTCTCCCTGAAACGCCTCAAGGTGTTTGCCGAGGAACTCGAAGACCGGATCGAGGCCGTGCCCGGCGTGCTGGATGCCAAGATCATCGGCGGACTGGAGCGGGAAATCCATGTGGAATTCGACATGGACCGCGTGGCATTCTACCACATCCCGCTTTCCGGCCTGCTCGGCTCCCTGCAGAACGCCAACGTGAACACCCCGGGTGGGTCCGTGGAGATTGGCCGGGGCAAATATCTGGTACGCGTTCCCGCGGATTTCCAGCACCCGGACGAAATCAGCCGGATCATTGTCCACCAGCAGGACGGCAGACCCGTGTACCTGCGAGACATCGCCACCATCCGCGACCATTACAAGGCCCCCACGTCCCGCAGCCGGATCAACGGCATCCAAAGCGTCACCATTCAAGTGAAAAAACGGGCCGGTGAAAACGTCATCGAGATCAACGACGCGGTCAAGACGCTGGTGCGGGAGGCGCAGGAAACCCTGCCTCCGACCCTGAAGGTGCACCTGACCTCGGACCAGTCCAAGGACATCCGGCTCATGGTCAACGACCTCCAGAACAACATCATCACGGGCCTGCTTCTGGTGCTGGTCGTGGTGTTCGCGTTCATCGGCGGACGTTCGGCCGCATTCGTGTCGCTGGCCATTCCGGTGTCCATGCTCATCACCTTCACAGTGCTGGACATCATGTCCTACACCCTGAACATGGTCATCATGTTCTCGCTGATCCTCGCTCTGGGCATGCTCGTGGACAACGGCATCGTGGTGGTGGAGAACATCTACCGGCACATGCACATGGGCAAATCCCGGTATCAGGCCGCACTGGAGGCCACGGACGAAGTGGCATGGCCGGTCATTGCCTCCACCCTGACCACCATCGGCGCATTCTTTCCCATGATATTCTGGCCCGGCATAATGGGCGAATTCATGAGCTACCTGCCCATTACCGTGGTCATCGCCCTGCTGGCCTCCCTGTTCGTGGCGCTGGTCATCAATCCGGTGCTGTCCGCCAAGTTTCAGGACGTTCCCTCGGACGACGGACGGAAGAAGCCCAAGCTGGTCGACCGCATGATGGATCGTCTGCGTTCCCTGTATCGTCCGATACTGGAATGGTCGCTGGACAACCGACTCAAGGTGATAGGTCTGTCCTTCGGCTTCCTGATCCTTTCCGTCGTGGGCTTCGGCCTGTTCGGCAAGGGCGTTGAATTCCTGCCCAAGACCGACCCCAAGCGCACGGACGTGAAGATCAAATCCCCGGTGGGCACCAATCTGGACGCGTCCGACAGGCTGACACGAATCGTGGAACGCGTGGCCACGGAATATCCCGACGTGGAGTACTTCATTGCGAATGTGGGCGAATCCGGCCGCAGCAGCGAGATTGGCACACACTATTCCCTGACCACACTGGATTTTCTGGACAAGCAGGACCGCTCCCGCTCCTCCACGGAAATCACGGACGAGCTGCGCGCCCGGTTGCAAAAGGCCATTCAGGGCGCGGAAGTTCAGGTCGAGCCCGCAAAGATGGGACCGCCCACGGGCAGTGCCGTGAATCTGGAAGTCTACGGCGAGGAACTGCGCGATCTCGGCAGGCTTGCTGCAACGATCAAACGCGCAATCAAAAACGTTCCCGGCCTTGTGGACCTCAAGGACAACTATGTCTCGGCCAAACCGGAAATCCGGGTGGATGTGGACAAGGAAAAGGCCGCACTCCTTGGCGTGGACGCGTTCACCGTGGCCCGGGCCGTGAAGACGGCAATCAACGGTTTCAAGGTTGGCGTGTACCGCGAGGGCAAGGACGAATACGACATCATCGCCCGACTGCCGGAAAAGAATCGCGACTCCCTGGACGACATCGAACGCATCACCATTTCCGGACCGAACGGGGAATCCATCCCCATCACCAGCGTGGCGAGCATCTCCCTCGGCGGCGGACTGGGCGGCATCAACCGCATTGACCAGAAACGCGTGATCACCCTGTCCGCGGATGTTTCCGGCCGACTGGCGCAGGACGTGATCAACGACATCCAGACCATCCTCAAGGACATGAAGCTGCCGCGCGGCTACAGCTACAAGTTCACCGGCGAACAGGAGGAACAGGCGGAAGCGTCCGCATTCCTGACCAAGGCATTCGTGTCCGCCCTGTTCCTGATCTTCCTCGTGCTGGTGACCCAGTTCAACTCCATGACCACGCCGTTCATCATCCTGACCTCGGTCATCCTGTCGCTGGGCGGGGTCATGATCGGCCTGCTGGTCACGGGAACCCCTTCTTCGGCGTGA